A window of Sphingobacterium sp. SRCM116780 contains these coding sequences:
- the uvrA gene encoding excinuclease ABC subunit UvrA, whose amino-acid sequence MTKKITPDLGEQSEVQVFGARVHNLKNIDISFPRNELVVITGLSGSGKSSLAFDTIYAEGQRRYMETFSAYSRQFLGGMERPDVDKISGLSPVISIEQKTTSKNPRSTVGTITEVYDFMRLLFARASEAFSYVTGNRMQRMSDDQIVDRILTDFDGQALHILAPVIKGRKGHYRELFEQIRKQGYVKVRVDGEILDITPKMQVDRYKIHDIEIVVDRLKITADDKKRLQTSIVQAMKTAKGIIKVANQENQEQFFSRYLMDAESGISYDEPQPNTFSFNSPYGACPKCDGLGYIFEIDKNTVIPDRKLSILKGGLAPLGPAKETWNFQVLKAVSKKLDFSLSTPLEKLTEEQIDILLFGSEEPISVSVSYGTYESREYRIEFDGIFKMLEDQSGKSSDDMASLDDFRSKIVCPTCTGARLKKESLHFKFGGKNIYELARMDIKSLYEWFSNVNATLDERQQIIATEILKEIQSRLGFLLDVGLNYLTIDRSSKSLSGGEAQRIRLATQIGSQLVNVLYILDEPSIGLHQRDNERLINSLKNLRDIGNSVLVVEHDKDMILNADYVIDMGPAAGVNGGEVVAEGTPKDILKSNSLTAAYLNGKKAVPTPEVRRSGNGKTLSLKGATGNNLKNVSVDFPLGKLISVSGVSGSGKSSLITGTLYPILNKYFFRAKATPLPFKSIEGLEHIDKVIEIDQSPIGRTPRSNPSTYTGVFSDIRTLFVQLPEAKIRGYKPGRFSFNVKGGRCETCQGGGMKVVEMNFLPDVQVPCETCHGKRYNRETLEVRFRSKSISDVLDMSVDEAVVFFENIPAIYRKIKTLQDVGLGYITLGQSSTTLSGGEAQRIKLATELSKKDTGNTFYILDEPTTGLHFEDVHVLMDVINRLVDRGNTILIIEHNLDVIKCADWVIDIGPEGGKEGGKILFSGTPEDLIKNKESETARFLKIEM is encoded by the coding sequence CCTGATGTCGATAAGATCTCTGGATTGAGCCCTGTTATTTCTATCGAGCAGAAAACCACCAGTAAGAATCCCCGCTCTACAGTAGGTACCATTACTGAGGTGTATGATTTTATGCGCTTATTATTTGCACGTGCCAGTGAAGCTTTTTCCTATGTTACTGGAAATCGCATGCAACGCATGTCTGATGATCAGATCGTTGACCGCATTTTGACAGATTTTGACGGACAGGCACTTCATATTTTAGCTCCTGTTATCAAAGGTCGTAAAGGTCACTATCGCGAATTATTTGAACAGATTCGCAAACAAGGTTATGTAAAAGTGCGTGTAGATGGAGAAATCCTCGATATAACACCGAAAATGCAGGTCGATCGTTATAAAATCCATGATATTGAGATTGTTGTCGATCGTCTAAAAATAACTGCAGATGATAAAAAACGTTTGCAGACTTCCATTGTACAAGCCATGAAGACGGCAAAAGGAATCATCAAAGTCGCCAACCAAGAAAATCAAGAACAATTCTTCAGCCGCTATTTGATGGATGCCGAATCTGGTATTTCTTATGATGAACCGCAACCCAATACCTTCTCCTTTAATTCCCCTTATGGTGCTTGTCCAAAATGTGATGGTTTAGGTTATATTTTCGAAATTGATAAAAATACTGTTATACCAGACCGTAAATTAAGTATTTTGAAAGGTGGTTTAGCTCCTTTAGGGCCTGCTAAGGAAACTTGGAATTTTCAAGTATTGAAAGCTGTTTCGAAAAAACTTGATTTCTCTTTGAGTACTCCTTTGGAAAAACTAACAGAAGAGCAGATTGACATCCTACTTTTTGGATCCGAAGAACCCATTTCAGTATCCGTTTCCTATGGTACCTATGAATCGAGAGAATACCGAATTGAATTTGATGGTATTTTTAAAATGTTAGAAGACCAATCTGGTAAATCAAGTGATGATATGGCTTCTTTAGATGATTTTCGTTCGAAGATTGTTTGCCCAACCTGTACAGGCGCTCGATTAAAAAAAGAATCCCTACATTTTAAATTTGGAGGTAAAAACATTTATGAACTTGCGCGTATGGATATTAAATCCCTATACGAATGGTTTTCAAATGTAAACGCAACGTTAGATGAACGTCAACAGATCATCGCTACCGAAATATTAAAAGAAATACAGTCACGCTTAGGATTTCTATTGGATGTTGGGCTGAATTACCTGACTATCGATCGTTCTTCAAAAAGCCTTTCTGGAGGAGAAGCGCAACGTATTCGATTGGCAACACAAATAGGTTCACAACTGGTCAATGTCTTATACATCTTAGATGAACCCAGTATTGGTCTTCATCAACGCGATAATGAGCGATTGATCAACTCTCTAAAAAACTTACGCGACATTGGGAATTCTGTTTTGGTTGTCGAGCACGATAAAGACATGATCTTAAATGCCGACTACGTAATCGATATGGGACCAGCTGCAGGTGTCAATGGCGGTGAAGTCGTTGCAGAAGGAACACCAAAAGATATCTTAAAATCGAATTCTTTAACGGCAGCTTACTTAAATGGTAAGAAAGCAGTACCCACACCAGAGGTAAGAAGATCAGGAAACGGAAAGACATTATCACTCAAAGGAGCTACTGGAAATAATTTAAAAAATGTTTCTGTTGACTTTCCACTAGGAAAATTGATTTCAGTTTCTGGTGTTTCAGGTTCTGGAAAATCCAGTTTAATCACAGGAACATTGTATCCAATTCTGAATAAATATTTTTTCCGGGCAAAAGCAACACCCCTTCCCTTCAAAAGTATTGAAGGGTTAGAGCATATTGATAAGGTGATCGAGATCGACCAAAGTCCAATCGGTCGTACCCCTCGATCCAATCCTTCTACTTATACAGGTGTATTTTCAGATATCAGAACCTTGTTCGTACAATTGCCAGAAGCAAAAATCAGAGGATATAAGCCAGGGCGATTCTCATTCAATGTCAAAGGAGGACGTTGTGAAACCTGTCAGGGCGGAGGAATGAAAGTTGTCGAGATGAACTTTCTCCCAGACGTACAAGTTCCTTGCGAAACGTGTCATGGCAAACGCTATAATAGAGAGACCTTAGAAGTTCGATTTAGAAGCAAATCCATTTCTGATGTGCTGGATATGAGTGTGGATGAAGCTGTTGTTTTCTTTGAAAACATCCCAGCCATCTACCGTAAAATAAAGACATTGCAAGATGTTGGATTAGGTTATATCACATTAGGGCAATCATCGACAACACTGTCAGGAGGTGAAGCACAACGGATTAAACTAGCCACCGAATTATCGAAAAAGGATACCGGGAATACGTTTTACATTTTAGACGAACCCACAACAGGTTTACACTTTGAAGATGTACATGTTCTCATGGATGTGATCAATCGATTAGTCGACCGAGGAAATACAATCTTAATTATTGAGCACAACTTAGATGTCATTAAATGTGCAGATTGGGTGATTGATATCGGTCCAGAGGGTGGAAAAGAAGGTGGAAAAATATTATTTTCAGGAACACCAGAAGATCTGATCAAAAATAAAGAAAGTGAAACTGCTCGTTTCTTAAAAATAGAAATGTAG